In Aquimarina sp. TRL1, a single window of DNA contains:
- a CDS encoding ATP-binding protein, translating to MKRNLRRILMVTYLVFYSFFAAVAQKKPTHVVNDSLQKLIERSHILIEEYRIKESIDYAIKATNYAYEINSDYYKSRAYFLLGTNYEVLVDFKSSEKNYRKALRYAELAKDSTLILWNLNGLGNVYSDGYNNLEESLKFYNRAREIGRSVDDSYQYATPLINLAWTYIDRKEFDKAYAYLLEADKLLKLIGDDSMFCNVKYLFGRYYMSKKKLAIAKKCFNEAIEMARKNDMLIELSDVYKARSELYFNQGDYKNAYYDLKTYEHFKDRLYNKEQLKQIEIAKVSFSVAEYERELESAKKEKNYQASVARNNRSINVISVVGLISLLGAVFFFNKVYRSEKKLSEVLKEKNQELIEAKKEAEKLTLMKSQFISTVSHELRTPLYGVVGITSLLLEDNRVLGKHRKLLDSLKFSGDYLLNLVNNVLQISKIESKKIKLTETPTNILKLSRNLLNSFEYQAKSKNNELVLEVSEDIPKSLMVDSLRLSEILVNLIGNASKFTDDGKIWLRINTQSVTDTHAVLKFEVEDNGVGIPEDKKEYVFEKFSQIHSKTNTSEGTGLGLSIVKNLLKTMNSDIHLESCEGKGTKFFFDIELKIVAEKEEPDNIEVSREVERKKILVAEDNKINQIVTQNLLKIIGYECVIVENGFNAKRMVEEYDFDLVLMDLNMPYMDGVEATKQIREFNTSIPIIALTASELGEVQEECFEIGMNDIINKPLNKDDLKNIILKNLSLQRE from the coding sequence ATGAAACGAAATTTGAGAAGGATATTAATGGTGACATATTTGGTGTTTTACTCATTTTTTGCTGCTGTTGCCCAAAAAAAGCCTACCCATGTAGTTAATGATAGCTTGCAAAAACTCATAGAAAGATCACATATACTTATTGAAGAATACCGTATAAAAGAATCAATTGATTATGCAATAAAAGCAACAAATTATGCATATGAAATTAATAGTGATTATTACAAAAGTAGAGCCTATTTCCTCTTAGGGACCAATTATGAGGTACTGGTAGATTTCAAAAGTTCCGAAAAAAATTATAGAAAAGCACTGAGGTATGCAGAGCTAGCTAAAGATTCTACATTGATTTTATGGAATCTTAATGGTCTTGGGAATGTATACTCTGATGGCTATAATAACCTCGAAGAGTCGTTAAAATTCTATAATAGAGCCAGAGAAATAGGTCGATCAGTAGACGATAGTTATCAGTATGCTACTCCATTAATCAACCTAGCCTGGACATATATAGATAGAAAAGAATTTGATAAAGCGTATGCATACCTGCTAGAAGCAGATAAGCTTTTAAAGTTAATTGGGGATGATAGTATGTTCTGTAATGTAAAATATCTTTTTGGAAGATATTACATGAGCAAAAAAAAGCTAGCTATCGCCAAAAAATGTTTTAACGAAGCCATAGAAATGGCTCGAAAAAATGATATGCTGATAGAGTTATCAGATGTTTATAAAGCACGCTCGGAGCTGTATTTTAATCAAGGAGATTATAAAAATGCCTACTATGATCTAAAGACATATGAGCATTTCAAGGATAGATTGTACAATAAAGAACAACTAAAACAAATAGAAATAGCCAAAGTTAGTTTTAGTGTAGCCGAATATGAAAGGGAGTTAGAATCTGCTAAAAAAGAAAAAAACTATCAGGCAAGTGTAGCGCGAAATAATAGAAGTATTAATGTCATTTCTGTTGTGGGGTTAATTTCATTGCTGGGAGCAGTATTCTTTTTTAATAAAGTGTATCGTTCTGAAAAGAAATTAAGTGAAGTGCTCAAAGAAAAAAATCAGGAGTTAATAGAAGCTAAAAAAGAAGCAGAAAAGTTGACCCTGATGAAATCTCAGTTTATTTCTACGGTGAGCCACGAATTGAGAACTCCCTTGTATGGAGTGGTAGGAATTACATCACTCTTACTCGAAGATAATCGGGTATTAGGAAAACACCGAAAATTATTAGATTCTTTAAAATTTTCAGGAGACTACTTATTAAACCTGGTAAATAATGTGCTCCAGATTAGTAAAATAGAGTCTAAGAAAATAAAACTGACAGAAACACCAACCAATATTTTAAAGCTGTCCAGAAATTTATTAAACTCATTCGAATATCAGGCAAAAAGTAAAAACAATGAATTAGTCTTAGAAGTATCAGAAGATATCCCTAAATCATTAATGGTAGACTCTCTTCGCCTGTCGGAGATACTGGTTAATTTAATAGGAAATGCTTCTAAGTTTACAGATGACGGAAAAATATGGTTGCGAATTAATACTCAGTCAGTAACAGATACCCATGCGGTTTTAAAGTTTGAGGTAGAGGATAATGGGGTAGGAATACCTGAAGATAAGAAAGAATATGTGTTTGAAAAGTTTTCTCAAATACATAGCAAGACCAATACATCAGAGGGAACTGGTTTAGGACTTTCCATTGTAAAAAACTTGCTCAAAACAATGAATAGTGATATTCATCTGGAAAGTTGTGAAGGAAAAGGAACGAAATTTTTCTTCGATATAGAATTGAAAATAGTAGCAGAAAAAGAAGAACCAGATAACATAGAGGTATCCAGAGAAGTGGAAAGGAAAAAAATCCTAGTAGCAGAAGACAATAAAATAAACCAGATTGTTACTCAAAACCTGTTAAAAATTATAGGATATGAATGTGTTATTGTAGAGAATGGATTTAATGCAAAACGTATGGTCGAAGAATACGATTTTGACCTTGTTTTAATGGATCTGAATATGCCATATATGGATGGTGTAGAAGCTACCAAGCAGATTCGGGAGTTTAATACCAGCATTCCTATCATAGCGTTAACAGCCTCGGAATTAGGTGAGGTTCAGGAAGAATGCTTTGAAATCGGAATGAATGATATCATAAATAAACCGTTAAATAAAGATGATTTGAAAAATATAATTCTAAAAAATTTATCTTTACAGCGTGAATAG
- the ychF gene encoding redox-regulated ATPase YchF, translating into MKAGIVGLPNVGKSTLFNCLSNAKAQSANFPFCTIEPNIGVVNVPDPRLEKLEDLVNPEKVIPATVEIVDIAGLVKGASKGEGLGNQFLGNIRETDAIIHVLRCFENDNIVHVDGSVDPIRDKETIDIELQLKDLETVDKKLDKVKRAAKTGNKEAQKEEAVLLKLKEGLESGVSVRAIEVSEDDHLAYVKPLQFITDKPVLYVCNVDEGAATKGNAYVDKVKEVVASENAEVIILAVATEADITELEDYEERQLFLQDMGLEEPGASVLIRAAYKLLNQQTYFTAGVKEVRAWTIPIGATAPQAAGVIHTDFEKGFIRAEVIKYEDFVSYGSEAKVKEAGKLGVEGKAYVVGDGDVMHFLFNV; encoded by the coding sequence ATGAAAGCAGGAATTGTAGGGTTACCCAATGTAGGAAAATCTACTTTGTTTAATTGTTTATCGAATGCAAAAGCCCAAAGTGCTAATTTTCCTTTTTGTACTATAGAACCTAACATAGGAGTGGTAAACGTTCCGGATCCTCGATTAGAAAAATTAGAAGATTTAGTAAATCCGGAAAAAGTAATCCCTGCTACTGTAGAAATTGTTGATATCGCAGGATTGGTAAAGGGAGCTAGTAAAGGAGAAGGGTTAGGAAATCAATTTCTGGGAAATATTCGCGAGACGGATGCTATTATTCATGTTTTGAGATGTTTTGAGAATGATAATATAGTTCATGTGGATGGGTCTGTAGATCCGATAAGAGATAAAGAAACTATTGATATTGAGTTGCAACTTAAAGATTTAGAAACAGTTGATAAAAAACTGGATAAGGTAAAAAGAGCAGCAAAAACAGGAAATAAAGAAGCCCAAAAAGAAGAAGCTGTTTTATTAAAGCTGAAAGAAGGTTTGGAATCAGGAGTCTCTGTTAGGGCAATAGAGGTATCTGAAGATGATCATTTAGCATATGTAAAACCATTACAGTTTATTACAGATAAGCCTGTGTTATATGTATGTAATGTAGACGAAGGAGCTGCTACTAAAGGAAATGCATATGTGGATAAAGTAAAAGAAGTAGTAGCATCAGAAAATGCAGAAGTCATTATTTTGGCTGTGGCTACAGAAGCAGATATTACAGAATTGGAAGATTATGAAGAAAGACAGTTATTCTTACAAGATATGGGATTAGAGGAACCAGGAGCTTCTGTATTAATTAGGGCAGCATATAAGCTATTAAATCAACAGACGTATTTTACCGCAGGAGTAAAAGAGGTAAGAGCCTGGACAATTCCTATTGGCGCAACTGCCCCTCAGGCAGCCGGAGTTATTCACACAGATTTTGAGAAAGGTTTTATTAGAGCCGAGGTGATAAAATATGAAGACTTTGTTTCGTATGGAAGTGAAGCGAAAGTAAAAGAAGCAGGAAAATTAGGTGTAGAAGGGAAAGCATATGTCGTTGGAGATGGAGATGTGATGCATTTCTTATTTAATGTCTAA
- a CDS encoding RNA polymerase sigma-70 factor yields the protein MSIKDLFQEYYSPLCNYATKIVNNNDIAEDIVQGLFIQLWENDKVTTIDKPERFLLRSTKFKCIDYLRKQTTQKEVAVDSFSDFGTVETADMDEQDIEPLLLFFASKLPPKTREVFLLSRKSGLTYREIAEEQGVSIKTVENQMGKALKEMRSLLKTHDFFALLVLLKIF from the coding sequence TTGTCAATCAAAGATTTATTTCAGGAGTATTATAGTCCCTTATGTAATTATGCGACTAAAATTGTCAATAACAATGATATTGCAGAAGATATTGTGCAAGGGTTGTTTATACAATTATGGGAAAATGATAAGGTTACTACTATAGATAAACCAGAGCGCTTTCTCCTGAGAAGTACAAAATTTAAATGTATTGATTATTTACGGAAACAAACTACTCAAAAAGAAGTAGCAGTTGATTCTTTTTCTGATTTTGGAACTGTAGAAACTGCAGATATGGATGAACAGGATATTGAACCGCTACTATTGTTTTTTGCTTCTAAACTCCCACCCAAAACCAGAGAAGTGTTTCTTTTAAGTAGAAAATCCGGTCTGACATACAGAGAAATAGCAGAAGAACAAGGAGTATCGATAAAAACAGTCGAAAACCAAATGGGAAAAGCTTTAAAAGAAATGAGAAGCCTTCTCAAAACTCATGATTTCTTCGCATTATTAGTTCTACTTAAAATTTTTTAA
- a CDS encoding FecR family protein yields the protein MDNFYEILSKHFLKETTAAEEAQVSLFIEQNKTEYLMLKRLWDLEGAEVNITDFDTKTALDKIEKAVQARKKETPKVIPLYTYLRRIAAILVVLFMVTAAGYYLYSDMTEENIVIAENTNTSKGKEVILADGTKVWLNKNATLQYPNRFSSSIRNVELKGEAFFDVAENKEKPFVITMNDSEVTVLGTSFNIKNDSTETKVTVATGKVGVKASHINASVVVTPGYTAFLNAHELVAYENRDKNFMSWKTGIFEFNNTPLTEVITYLNQYYEKQISVVDETSIDCNLSTKFSKIALSEVIEILRITCGIQIIEEKEGYKIE from the coding sequence ATGGATAATTTTTATGAAATATTATCAAAGCACTTTTTAAAAGAAACAACAGCTGCAGAAGAAGCACAAGTAAGTTTGTTTATAGAGCAAAATAAAACTGAATATCTAATGCTTAAGCGGCTATGGGACTTAGAAGGGGCAGAGGTTAATATAACTGATTTTGATACAAAAACAGCATTGGATAAGATCGAAAAAGCTGTTCAGGCTAGAAAAAAAGAAACGCCCAAAGTCATTCCATTATATACGTATCTAAGAAGAATAGCTGCGATATTAGTAGTGCTATTTATGGTTACTGCTGCCGGCTATTATTTGTATTCGGATATGACTGAGGAGAACATTGTTATAGCAGAAAATACGAATACCTCAAAAGGAAAAGAAGTTATACTGGCTGATGGAACAAAGGTATGGTTAAATAAAAATGCAACACTACAATATCCGAATCGATTTTCTTCTAGTATAAGAAATGTGGAGCTAAAAGGAGAAGCGTTCTTTGATGTAGCAGAAAATAAAGAGAAACCTTTCGTAATTACAATGAATGATTCAGAAGTAACAGTACTGGGAACTTCATTCAATATTAAAAACGATAGTACAGAAACAAAAGTGACAGTAGCAACGGGAAAAGTTGGGGTAAAAGCATCTCATATAAATGCTTCTGTTGTGGTGACTCCCGGATATACTGCATTCCTGAATGCTCATGAACTAGTAGCATATGAAAACAGAGACAAAAATTTTATGTCTTGGAAGACAGGAATATTCGAGTTTAATAATACACCGCTTACCGAAGTAATAACATATCTTAATCAATATTACGAAAAACAAATTAGTGTAGTTGATGAAACATCAATAGATTGTAATTTATCAACCAAGTTTAGTAAAATAGCCCTTTCAGAAGTTATCGAAATTTTAAGAATTACATGTGGAATTCAGATAATAGAAGAAAAAGAGGGTTATAAAATAGAATAA
- a CDS encoding TonB-dependent receptor, producing MKKFTIILFGLITSVCLAQQTVTGTITDSNGSPLPGVNIIEKGTNNGASSDFNGKYSIDVDAGATLVFSYVGFTTKEVAVGSQTVIDVTLASGDELEEVLLVGSRALPRSNTTSSLPIDVLPAKELSSTGQITFDKALQYKIPSFNTVQTPVNDATSLLDPYEIRNMGPSRTLILINGKRKNLSALLYTQTSPGRGETGADISAIPTDAIKRVEILRDGASAQYGSDAIAGVMNIILKDDVNQGSATLRTGITSEGDGESIAFSLNNGSTIGDDKGYINYTIDLSKVNLANRPGTVDAAGEAADFEADIADVEAFLRLHPDAGNINGSPETAASKFLVNGAYNVNEDSELYFNAAYVYKKVNSFANYRTPYWRTESDFPYLADFFPNGPNGEYIGYLPTFEGDLNDYNGTIGFKTKKNGWNYDISYTTGGNSQDYSVNNSHNRSDVRNPDTYLGDINNNGTVDLTPYDLNNDGTVDPNEGVELLQGDFKYRENSPISFDPGGTKFRHSVGNIDIAKLLSEQVSIGFGAEFRTETFEIIEGDLASYDGGGADSFAGNRPENSGKFNRYNFGGYFDISADITKDFLVNGTIRLEDYSDFGEAFVWKLSTRYKFLDDKLTIRASASTGFRAPTLHQIYTQKAQFSFVPGQGIQVGGLINNVSPQARLLAIPKLDAEKSTNITVGFGAKLNRNINFTFDYYNIQVKDRIVLSTEITGTEAGNTPLDQVLQDNNLSDVSFFVNALDTRTSGIDVVASYRNIEVGSGTLGFSLSGNYTIENERDGDVKNPTLIANAGQSVVNDTQEALFFTSRPITKWILGTNYKVGQFGFSLNNTYFGKTTFRQQGMSNDLKTEFIPKIVTDLGVNYNATDNLTFNLNINNILNVLPEWEFKARNAAGEAILNDPAQVKNQSNLITFNQRYSQMTYDGYHFSQLGTLFNLSMNYKF from the coding sequence ATGAAAAAATTCACAATCATCCTTTTTGGCTTAATAACCAGTGTTTGTTTAGCCCAACAGACCGTCACAGGTACCATTACGGATTCTAATGGTTCTCCCTTACCTGGAGTTAATATTATAGAAAAAGGGACAAATAACGGAGCTTCTTCTGATTTTAATGGAAAATATTCCATTGATGTCGATGCAGGTGCTACTTTGGTATTCAGTTATGTTGGTTTTACCACAAAAGAAGTTGCCGTAGGTAGTCAAACTGTAATTGATGTAACACTTGCTAGTGGAGATGAATTAGAAGAAGTATTATTGGTTGGTTCCAGAGCCTTACCCAGAAGTAATACAACATCCTCTCTTCCTATTGATGTTTTACCGGCTAAAGAACTTTCTTCTACTGGTCAAATCACATTCGATAAAGCACTGCAATACAAAATTCCATCATTTAACACCGTACAAACGCCTGTTAATGATGCTACCTCCTTATTAGATCCATATGAAATCCGAAATATGGGACCTAGTAGAACTTTAATTCTGATTAACGGAAAACGAAAAAATCTAAGTGCGCTATTATATACACAAACATCTCCTGGTAGAGGTGAAACTGGAGCTGATATCTCGGCGATTCCAACTGATGCGATCAAACGAGTAGAAATTTTACGTGACGGAGCATCTGCTCAATATGGATCTGATGCAATTGCTGGGGTAATGAATATTATCCTGAAAGATGATGTGAATCAAGGTTCTGCAACCTTACGTACAGGAATTACTTCTGAAGGAGATGGAGAATCTATCGCTTTTAGTCTTAATAACGGAAGTACTATAGGAGATGATAAAGGATATATTAATTATACTATAGACCTGTCCAAAGTAAACCTGGCAAATCGTCCGGGTACTGTTGATGCAGCAGGAGAAGCTGCCGATTTCGAAGCAGACATAGCAGATGTAGAAGCCTTTCTAAGGTTACATCCTGATGCTGGAAATATCAATGGTTCTCCAGAAACTGCAGCTTCTAAGTTTCTGGTAAATGGAGCATACAATGTAAATGAAGACTCTGAATTATATTTTAATGCTGCCTATGTTTATAAAAAGGTAAATAGTTTTGCTAACTACAGAACTCCATACTGGAGAACCGAAAGTGACTTCCCATACTTAGCTGACTTTTTTCCGAATGGACCAAATGGTGAATATATCGGGTATCTTCCTACTTTTGAAGGGGACTTAAATGATTATAACGGTACGATAGGTTTCAAAACTAAGAAAAACGGATGGAACTACGATATCAGTTATACTACAGGAGGAAACTCACAAGACTATTCCGTAAACAACTCTCATAACAGAAGTGATGTAAGAAACCCAGATACATATCTTGGAGATATAAATAATAATGGAACTGTAGATCTTACACCATACGATCTTAATAATGATGGTACCGTAGATCCTAATGAAGGAGTTGAACTATTACAAGGAGATTTTAAGTATAGAGAAAACAGTCCTATTTCATTTGATCCGGGTGGTACAAAATTTAGACATAGTGTCGGAAATATCGATATTGCCAAGTTATTATCAGAACAAGTTAGTATTGGTTTTGGTGCGGAGTTTAGAACAGAAACATTCGAGATCATTGAAGGTGATTTAGCTTCATATGACGGAGGAGGTGCAGATTCTTTTGCTGGAAACCGTCCTGAAAACTCTGGAAAATTCAATCGCTATAACTTTGGAGGATATTTCGATATCTCTGCTGATATTACAAAAGATTTCCTTGTTAACGGAACCATTCGTTTAGAAGACTATAGCGATTTTGGAGAAGCATTTGTCTGGAAATTGAGTACCCGATACAAGTTCCTTGATGACAAATTAACGATAAGAGCCTCTGCATCAACTGGTTTCAGAGCCCCTACATTACATCAAATTTACACCCAAAAAGCACAATTTAGTTTTGTTCCTGGACAGGGAATACAGGTAGGTGGATTAATCAATAATGTATCCCCTCAGGCTAGATTACTGGCAATTCCAAAATTAGACGCAGAAAAGTCAACCAATATTACGGTAGGTTTTGGAGCAAAATTAAACAGAAATATCAATTTTACATTTGACTACTATAACATTCAGGTAAAAGACCGAATTGTATTAAGTACAGAAATTACTGGAACAGAAGCTGGAAATACTCCACTGGATCAGGTATTACAGGACAACAACCTATCTGATGTAAGTTTCTTTGTTAATGCATTAGACACTAGAACTTCTGGTATAGATGTAGTAGCCAGCTATAGAAACATTGAAGTAGGTTCCGGAACTCTTGGTTTTAGTCTTTCTGGTAACTATACTATTGAAAACGAAAGAGACGGAGATGTAAAAAACCCTACCTTAATAGCCAATGCAGGACAATCTGTTGTAAATGATACCCAGGAAGCCTTATTCTTTACCTCCAGACCAATAACAAAATGGATCCTGGGGACTAATTATAAAGTAGGTCAGTTTGGTTTCTCTTTAAACAACACATACTTCGGTAAAACGACGTTCAGACAGCAAGGGATGAGCAATGACCTAAAAACCGAATTTATCCCTAAAATTGTAACAGATCTAGGAGTGAATTATAATGCTACAGATAACCTTACATTTAACCTTAATATAAATAATATTCTGAATGTACTGCCTGAATGGGAATTTAAAGCAAGAAATGCTGCCGGAGAAGCGATCCTGAATGACCCTGCACAGGTTAAAAATCAATCAAACCTGATTACCTTTAACCAGCGATATTCTCAAATGACATATGATGGATACCACTTTAGTCAATTAGGGACGTTATTCAATCTGTCGATGAATTATAAGTTTTAA
- a CDS encoding DMT family transporter, whose amino-acid sequence MKTNSSTYTGIVFAILGVILFSAKAVLVKMAYEYQISSEHLLLFRMIFSLPFYIVIGIWSRLKHPEKVTQSDYGWVLFFGVIGYYLASYFDFLGLQYIKAGLERIILFIYPTLVLLISRFFFKKKISNRQLIAIGITYVGVTITFWEEVGANSSHLELGAFLIFLSALTYASYLVGSGWLIPKFGVVTFTSYVMIVSSICVLVQYLLFDREDLTVYPTEVYLIGGIMAIFSTLAPSYLVSAAIARLGASNFSIIASLGPASTIVLAYFLLGEQLSSVQMIGSGIVIIGIYIVTRKKRQ is encoded by the coding sequence ATGAAAACAAATAGTAGCACATATACAGGAATCGTATTCGCTATTTTGGGAGTTATTCTTTTCTCGGCAAAAGCAGTGCTTGTAAAAATGGCGTATGAATATCAGATTTCTTCAGAACATTTATTATTGTTTAGAATGATCTTCTCATTACCGTTCTATATTGTTATCGGTATATGGAGTCGTCTGAAACATCCAGAAAAAGTAACACAATCAGACTATGGCTGGGTTTTGTTTTTTGGAGTAATTGGATACTATTTAGCTAGTTACTTTGATTTTTTGGGATTACAATATATAAAGGCAGGTTTAGAACGAATTATTCTTTTTATCTATCCGACGCTGGTTCTTCTGATTTCTCGGTTCTTTTTTAAGAAGAAAATAAGTAATAGGCAGTTGATCGCTATAGGGATAACTTATGTGGGAGTCACAATAACATTCTGGGAGGAGGTGGGAGCCAACTCTTCACACTTAGAACTAGGGGCATTTTTAATATTTCTAAGCGCATTAACATATGCATCTTATCTGGTAGGAAGCGGATGGCTTATCCCTAAGTTTGGGGTTGTAACATTTACTTCGTATGTGATGATTGTTTCTTCGATATGTGTACTAGTACAGTATTTGTTGTTTGATAGAGAAGATTTGACAGTTTATCCAACAGAAGTGTATTTAATAGGAGGAATTATGGCAATTTTTTCTACTTTAGCCCCTTCGTATTTGGTTTCGGCGGCTATTGCCAGATTAGGAGCATCTAATTTTTCTATTATAGCGAGTTTAGGACCGGCTTCTACCATTGTATTAGCTTATTTTCTGCTAGGGGAGCAGCTTTCATCTGTACAAATGATCGGATCTGGTATTGTAATAATTGGAATATATATAGTTACGCGAAAAAAAAGACAATAA